A window of the Lysinibacillus irui genome harbors these coding sequences:
- a CDS encoding class I SAM-dependent methyltransferase, whose amino-acid sequence MENIEKLFGLLNEHAEKIEKEHNITLLEGLLDGLEAWLDGEVDFSQQGATKEDIRKAIQIAILKGMRKGSQPNHQMTPDTLGLLVGYFVEQIFVERLENEKISIMDPAVGTGNLLLTVMNLLDGKVEATGVEVDELLIRLAAATADLTEQPISLYRQDALEDLLVNPVDAVVCDLPVGYYPNEEVALNYELCPSEGMSYAHHLFIEQSMNYTKDGGYLFFLAPSHLFDSEQSKQLHKYIQKHAWIQAIIQLPDSMFANKTLEKSIVILQKQAKELKAPKEVLLAKVPNMQNKQALALFFEKVKMWKEGK is encoded by the coding sequence ATGGAAAATATCGAGAAATTATTTGGTTTGCTTAATGAGCATGCCGAAAAAATCGAAAAAGAACACAATATAACACTGTTAGAGGGGTTACTAGATGGTCTAGAAGCATGGCTCGATGGTGAAGTTGATTTTTCACAACAGGGTGCGACAAAAGAGGATATTCGTAAAGCTATTCAAATCGCCATTTTAAAAGGAATGCGTAAAGGTTCGCAGCCAAATCATCAAATGACACCAGATACATTAGGTTTACTCGTTGGCTATTTTGTGGAACAAATTTTTGTAGAGCGTCTTGAAAATGAAAAGATTTCAATCATGGATCCAGCAGTAGGTACAGGTAATTTACTACTGACGGTCATGAATCTATTAGATGGCAAAGTGGAAGCGACTGGTGTTGAAGTGGACGAACTACTTATTCGCCTTGCTGCGGCCACTGCTGACTTAACAGAGCAGCCTATTTCTTTATACCGTCAAGATGCCTTAGAGGATTTATTGGTAAACCCAGTTGATGCAGTTGTTTGTGATTTACCTGTAGGCTATTATCCAAATGAAGAAGTGGCACTCAACTATGAACTATGTCCGTCTGAGGGAATGAGTTATGCACACCATTTATTTATTGAACAATCGATGAATTATACAAAAGATGGTGGCTATTTATTTTTCCTTGCGCCCTCTCATCTTTTCGATTCGGAACAATCTAAGCAACTACACAAATATATTCAAAAGCATGCTTGGATTCAGGCGATCATTCAATTACCTGACTCTATGTTTGCCAATAAAACATTAGAAAAAAGCATTGTGATTTTACAAAAGCAAGCGAAAGAATTAAAAGCGCCAAAAGAAGTCCTACTAGCAAAAGTACCAAATATGCAGAATAAACAGGCTCTGGCATTATTCTTTGAAAAAGTGAAAATGTGGAAAGAGGGCAAGTAA
- the ald gene encoding alanine dehydrogenase codes for MKIGIPKEIKNNENRVAMTPAGVVTLTHAGHEVYIETGAGLGSSFTDADYIAAGAHIVQTAKEAWSQEMIMKVKEPVASEYDYFYEGQILFTYLHLAPEVELTQALLNKKVVGIAYETVQLANGSLPLLTPMSEVAGKMATQIGAQFLERNHAGKGILLGGVSGVQRGKVTVIGGGIAGTNAAKIAVGMGADVTVIDLSPERLRQLEDLFGREVQTLISNPYNIAESVKNSDLVIGAVLIPGAKAPKLVSEEMIQSMQAGSVVVDIAIDQGGIFATSDRVTTHDDPTYVKHGVVHYAVANMPGAVPRTSTIALTNNTIPYALQIANKGYKQACLDNEALKKGVNTLDGQLVYKAVADSQGLPFVNVDELIQ; via the coding sequence ATGAAGATTGGTATTCCAAAGGAAATTAAAAACAATGAAAATCGTGTAGCAATGACACCTGCGGGAGTTGTTACTTTAACACATGCAGGTCATGAGGTGTACATTGAAACAGGAGCAGGTTTAGGATCAAGCTTTACGGATGCTGATTACATTGCAGCTGGTGCTCATATCGTTCAAACAGCTAAAGAAGCATGGTCACAAGAAATGATCATGAAGGTGAAAGAACCTGTTGCTTCAGAGTATGATTATTTTTATGAAGGTCAAATTTTATTCACGTATTTACACTTAGCGCCAGAGGTTGAATTAACTCAGGCACTTTTAAATAAAAAGGTTGTAGGGATTGCCTATGAAACTGTGCAATTAGCAAATGGCTCATTACCTTTGTTAACACCAATGAGTGAAGTAGCTGGTAAAATGGCTACGCAAATCGGTGCGCAGTTCTTGGAAAGAAACCATGCTGGTAAAGGTATTTTACTTGGAGGCGTATCAGGTGTACAACGCGGAAAAGTGACAGTAATTGGTGGGGGTATCGCAGGAACAAATGCTGCAAAAATCGCTGTTGGTATGGGGGCAGATGTGACAGTTATTGATTTAAGCCCAGAACGCCTACGCCAATTAGAAGATTTGTTTGGTCGCGAGGTTCAAACACTAATCTCAAATCCTTATAATATTGCAGAATCAGTGAAAAATTCAGATTTAGTCATTGGTGCAGTTTTAATTCCAGGAGCAAAAGCACCTAAGCTTGTATCTGAAGAAATGATTCAGTCAATGCAAGCTGGTTCAGTAGTGGTAGATATCGCGATTGATCAAGGTGGTATTTTTGCAACATCTGATCGTGTGACAACGCATGATGATCCAACATATGTAAAACATGGTGTAGTACACTATGCAGTAGCCAATATGCCAGGTGCAGTACCTCGTACATCAACTATTGCCTTAACGAATAATACTATTCCATACGCACTTCAAATTGCCAATAAAGGCTATAAGCAGGCTTGTCTCGATAATGAGGCACTTAAAAAAGGTGTCAATACATTAGATGGACAACTTGTGTATAAAGCAGTAGCAGATTCACAAGGACTGCCATTTGTAAATGTAGATGAATTAATTCAATAA
- a CDS encoding DRTGG domain-containing protein — MSTKHEKILQYIESLPVGDKISVRQIAKEMQVSEGTAYRAIKEAENRRLVSSIERVGTIRIEKKKKENIERLTFAEIVNIIDGQVLGGKSGLHKTLTKFVIGAMQLEDMMRYTDAGSLLIVGNRIKAHENALRAGAAVLITGGFDTTEDNKMLADSLDLPIISTSYDTFTVATMINRAIYDQLIKKDILFIEDIYVPMTDTAALKNDETIHHFQKLNERTTHGAFPVVTHQNKLVGMITVKDVIGREENELIEKVMTKNPIAGSMKMSVASAGHRMIWEGIDLLPIVDDDNILQGVISRQDVLKALQLAQRQPQHGETIDDLVKNEMKVLGDEELIVEFKVTPQMTNQYGAISYGAFTTLLAEVGSFALKRRKRGDAVAENMTIYFIKPVQMESTLTVKPRILDMSRKFVKMDFEVYNQQMLVGKAMMMFQLLER; from the coding sequence TTGTCTACAAAACATGAGAAAATTTTACAATACATCGAATCACTACCCGTGGGCGATAAAATTTCAGTACGTCAAATTGCGAAGGAAATGCAAGTGAGCGAAGGGACTGCTTACCGCGCCATAAAAGAAGCGGAAAATCGCCGCTTAGTAAGTTCGATAGAACGTGTTGGAACAATTCGTATTGAGAAAAAAAAGAAAGAAAATATTGAGCGTTTGACTTTTGCAGAAATTGTCAATATTATCGATGGCCAAGTTTTAGGTGGAAAATCAGGTCTACATAAAACGCTAACGAAATTTGTCATTGGTGCAATGCAACTAGAGGACATGATGCGCTATACAGATGCAGGTAGCTTATTGATTGTAGGGAACCGTATTAAAGCACATGAAAATGCACTACGAGCAGGTGCAGCGGTTTTAATCACTGGCGGTTTTGATACTACAGAAGATAATAAGATGCTTGCAGACTCATTAGATTTACCAATTATTTCAACAAGTTACGATACCTTTACAGTTGCAACGATGATTAACAGAGCAATCTATGACCAATTAATCAAAAAAGACATTTTGTTTATCGAAGACATTTATGTACCAATGACTGACACGGCTGCGTTAAAGAATGATGAAACAATTCATCATTTCCAGAAGCTGAATGAACGTACAACACACGGTGCATTTCCAGTTGTCACTCATCAAAATAAACTTGTCGGGATGATTACTGTAAAAGACGTCATTGGACGTGAAGAAAACGAGCTTATTGAAAAAGTTATGACGAAAAATCCGATTGCTGGCTCCATGAAAATGAGTGTTGCTTCTGCAGGGCATAGGATGATTTGGGAGGGGATTGACCTCTTACCTATTGTGGATGATGATAATATTCTGCAAGGTGTCATTAGTCGTCAGGATGTACTAAAGGCACTACAACTAGCACAAAGACAGCCGCAGCATGGTGAAACAATTGATGATTTAGTGAAAAATGAAATGAAGGTATTAGGTGATGAGGAACTTATTGTCGAATTTAAAGTCACGCCACAAATGACCAATCAATACGGAGCAATCTCATATGGTGCTTTTACAACGTTATTAGCTGAGGTAGGTTCATTTGCATTAAAACGTCGCAAACGTGGAGATGCGGTGGCCGAGAATATGACGATTTACTTCATTAAACCCGTACAGATGGAAAGTACACTTACAGTTAAGCCTCGAATATTAGATATGAGTCGTAAGTTTGTGAAAATGGATTTTGAAGTGTATAATCAACAAATGCTTGTCGGTAAGGCAATGATGATGTTCCAATTATTAGAACGTTAA
- a CDS encoding metal-dependent hydrolase yields the protein MEISYHGHSVVKIQTNGKTILIDPFINGNGQTDLNVAEETPDIILLTHGHNDHVGDTVELAKKKDALVIAPNELANWLSWQGVKVHPMHIGGAKEFDFGKVKFTQAFHGSSYVTDNNEIIYMGMPAGILLFIEGLTIYHAGDTALFGDMKLIGERHPIDIAFLPIGDNFTMGPEDAACAVSFLKPKIVVPIHYNTFPPIEQDPQIFADLVQNSEVQILKAGEKVNCF from the coding sequence ATGGAAATCAGTTATCATGGACATTCAGTTGTCAAAATTCAAACAAATGGGAAAACAATTTTAATTGACCCTTTCATTAATGGCAATGGACAAACAGATTTAAACGTTGCTGAGGAGACACCAGATATTATTTTACTGACACATGGACATAATGATCATGTTGGAGACACGGTGGAACTAGCGAAGAAAAAAGATGCGTTAGTCATTGCTCCAAATGAATTAGCGAATTGGCTATCTTGGCAAGGTGTTAAAGTACACCCAATGCATATCGGGGGTGCTAAAGAATTTGACTTTGGTAAAGTGAAGTTTACTCAAGCCTTTCATGGATCATCTTATGTAACAGATAATAATGAAATTATTTATATGGGCATGCCAGCGGGGATTTTATTATTTATTGAAGGATTAACAATCTATCATGCAGGCGATACGGCCCTATTTGGAGATATGAAGTTAATCGGTGAACGACATCCAATCGATATTGCCTTCTTACCAATTGGAGATAATTTTACAATGGGACCAGAGGATGCAGCTTGTGCAGTTTCATTCTTGAAGCCGAAAATAGTTGTACCGATTCATTACAATACATTCCCACCAATCGAGCAAGATCCACAAATTTTTGCAGATTTAGTGCAAAATTCTGAGGTTCAGATTTTAAAAGCGGGTGAAAAAGTAAACTGTTTCTAA
- a CDS encoding YtpI family protein: MLNLIFVFTIIISFVFYFYFKTKQFRSPLPIAKNWYKSKANIGFGSFLVFFGLNQAYLFPTLYTFIIVAILVVLGIFVILENTKKARHYGQFVEEEFRINQ; encoded by the coding sequence ATGCTCAATTTAATATTTGTGTTCACGATAATCATATCATTTGTCTTCTATTTTTATTTTAAAACAAAACAGTTTCGTTCTCCATTACCGATTGCCAAGAATTGGTACAAGAGTAAAGCGAATATAGGCTTTGGTTCCTTCCTAGTGTTTTTTGGATTAAATCAAGCCTATCTATTCCCTACCTTGTATACATTTATTATTGTAGCAATTCTAGTCGTGCTCGGCATCTTTGTCATTTTAGAAAATACAAAAAAAGCACGCCATTATGGGCAATTTGTTGAAGAGGAATTTCGTATAAATCAATAA
- the tpx gene encoding thiol peroxidase: MAQVTFKNGPVTLVGNEVKVGDQAPDFTVLANDLSPVTLKDSEGKIRLFSVVPSLDTGVCDAQTRRFNEEAANLGDNVVIYTVSVDLPFAQKRWCGAAGIDAVQTVSDHRDLSFGEAYGVYIQELRLLTRAVFVVDANNKVTYVEYVPEATDHPNYEAAVAAVKALA; this comes from the coding sequence ATGGCACAAGTAACATTTAAAAATGGTCCTGTAACACTAGTAGGAAATGAAGTAAAGGTGGGCGATCAAGCTCCTGATTTTACAGTATTAGCGAATGACCTATCACCTGTAACATTAAAAGATTCAGAAGGAAAAATTCGTTTATTTAGTGTTGTACCATCATTAGATACTGGTGTATGTGATGCGCAAACACGCCGTTTCAATGAAGAAGCAGCTAATTTAGGCGATAATGTAGTCATTTATACAGTATCCGTAGATCTTCCATTTGCTCAGAAGCGTTGGTGTGGGGCAGCAGGTATTGATGCAGTTCAAACTGTTTCTGATCACCGCGACCTTTCATTTGGTGAAGCATATGGCGTGTACATTCAAGAATTACGTCTTCTGACACGTGCAGTTTTCGTTGTGGATGCAAATAATAAAGTGACATATGTTGAGTATGTACCTGAAGCTACAGATCATCCAAACTATGAAGCGGCCGTTGCAGCTGTTAAAGCACTAGCATAA
- the thiM gene encoding hydroxyethylthiazole kinase, with protein sequence MIFQTIRQQQPLIHCITNYVVANFQANGLLAIGASPVMADDSHEVEEMVALAQALLINIGTLNDRTKESMLLAGKMANKLGIPVILDPVGAGATTYRKETVRYLLEEVHFSVIRCNVGELAAIANVDWQQKGVDSGNGSIALEEEAILLAQHYQCIVIITGERDFITDGVDSQWINGGNMQMTEVTGTGCLLSAICGAAYIAGHNPYRQLADTLTYYKKAAVLASAFTSDIGDFQIALLNALYRISKDGEASCIL encoded by the coding sequence ATGATATTTCAAACAATCCGTCAACAGCAACCACTGATTCATTGTATTACAAATTATGTGGTAGCAAATTTCCAAGCAAATGGTTTATTAGCAATAGGCGCTTCCCCGGTTATGGCTGATGATAGCCATGAGGTAGAGGAAATGGTAGCACTCGCTCAAGCCTTGTTAATTAACATCGGTACACTCAATGATCGAACTAAAGAATCAATGTTGTTAGCAGGCAAAATGGCCAATAAACTTGGAATTCCAGTCATTTTAGATCCTGTCGGTGCTGGTGCCACTACTTATCGAAAAGAAACGGTACGATACTTGCTTGAGGAAGTACATTTTTCGGTCATTCGTTGTAATGTTGGGGAACTAGCAGCAATAGCCAATGTTGACTGGCAACAAAAAGGTGTCGATAGTGGGAATGGCTCCATTGCTTTAGAAGAAGAGGCGATTTTATTAGCCCAACATTATCAATGCATTGTTATCATAACAGGAGAACGAGATTTTATAACAGATGGTGTGGATAGCCAATGGATAAATGGCGGGAATATGCAAATGACCGAGGTAACAGGGACAGGCTGTTTACTTAGTGCTATTTGCGGTGCCGCCTATATTGCAGGCCATAATCCATACAGACAATTAGCGGACACATTAACTTACTATAAAAAAGCTGCGGTACTGGCGTCAGCGTTTACATCAGATATTGGTGATTTCCAAATAGCTTTACTAAATGCTCTTTATCGCATATCGAAGGATGGTGAAGCTTCATGCATATTGTAA
- a CDS encoding RDD family protein: MTNNEIVMQGSPSMENGFLINTSEKSAKPTNYALKTAGFWIRFWAFLLDGFIISAVGGILFNPIFYLMDWSLSDTVWYAPISLITAILYYSYFVLMTKFFGQTLGKMVFGLRVISLKHDKLTWSDVLFRDWIGRIINNVFMPLYILVVILPENQGLHDYFADTTVVHEKVFIEKDVVPIASLNQEEMIENQVQEEKPELAKLEEKNE; this comes from the coding sequence ATGACAAACAATGAAATTGTTATGCAGGGCTCACCCTCTATGGAAAATGGCTTTCTTATCAACACCTCAGAAAAATCGGCAAAGCCTACAAACTATGCGTTAAAAACCGCTGGCTTTTGGATTCGATTTTGGGCATTTTTATTAGATGGTTTCATAATATCTGCTGTAGGTGGAATACTCTTCAATCCTATCTTTTATCTAATGGATTGGTCCTTATCAGACACCGTTTGGTATGCGCCGATTTCTCTCATCACGGCAATTCTCTATTATAGCTATTTTGTGCTAATGACAAAGTTCTTTGGGCAAACATTAGGGAAAATGGTTTTTGGATTACGTGTTATTTCATTAAAACATGATAAGCTAACATGGTCAGATGTGTTATTCCGTGATTGGATTGGCCGCATTATTAATAATGTTTTTATGCCACTTTATATTTTGGTCGTCATTCTACCAGAAAACCAGGGTTTACATGATTATTTTGCAGATACAACCGTGGTACACGAAAAAGTCTTTATTGAAAAGGATGTCGTACCTATAGCTTCTTTGAATCAAGAAGAGATGATAGAAAATCAAGTGCAAGAGGAAAAACCTGAACTAGCCAAGCTAGAAGAAAAAAATGAATAG
- a CDS encoding universal stress protein, protein MANHYKSIVVAVDGSKEAEYAFRKSIDVAKRNEGAVLNLVNVIDTRSFAAIEAYDRSIAERAQAFSEELLNGYKKQAEDEGLTNVNLIIEYGSPKNIITKELSKIVDADLIICGATGLNAVERFLIGSVSEAIVRSAKCDVLVIRTPEN, encoded by the coding sequence ATGGCTAATCATTATAAAAGCATTGTTGTTGCAGTAGACGGTTCAAAAGAAGCTGAATACGCATTTCGTAAATCAATTGATGTTGCAAAACGAAACGAAGGTGCTGTATTAAATCTAGTAAATGTAATCGACACTCGTTCATTCGCTGCTATTGAGGCATATGATCGTTCTATTGCGGAACGTGCTCAAGCATTTTCTGAAGAACTATTAAATGGTTACAAAAAGCAAGCTGAAGATGAAGGCTTAACAAATGTGAATCTTATCATTGAGTATGGCTCACCAAAAAATATCATTACAAAAGAACTTTCTAAAATTGTAGATGCAGATTTAATTATTTGTGGTGCAACTGGTTTAAATGCCGTTGAACGTTTCTTAATTGGCTCTGTATCTGAAGCCATTGTACGTTCAGCTAAATGTGACGTACTTGTTATCCGTACACCAGAAAACTAA
- the sppA gene encoding signal peptide peptidase SppA — translation MNVKRWVALVVAGVLLLFSLGINTIFALFKADFLGNFDSLMAGNNLDVYENVIEGDNFDKRIAYLKVDGTIQDIGSSTLWQPVAYDHQFFLEQLDNILYDDSVQGIVLSVNSPGGGVKESADIYKKLLKIKEERQIPIYVSMDSMAASGGYYISAPADKIFAHRDTITGSIGVIMQSINYQALAEKVGVKFETFKSGEHKDMLSPMREVTAEERAMMQDMINETYEEFVDIVEQGRNMSEADVKKVADGRILGGTKALEAGLIDEIGDEEAAIAALRADYGLEDAALFEYAYDMGGWQSYVGMKIGSIFGPSAEEKMLMKIMTDYSAPKMMYLYGEY, via the coding sequence ATGAATGTTAAAAGGTGGGTTGCTTTAGTAGTCGCAGGTGTTCTTTTATTATTTTCATTGGGGATTAACACCATTTTTGCTCTATTTAAAGCAGATTTCCTAGGTAATTTTGATAGTTTAATGGCAGGAAATAATTTAGATGTATATGAAAATGTAATTGAAGGAGATAATTTTGATAAGCGGATCGCTTATTTAAAGGTAGATGGAACAATTCAAGATATCGGCTCAAGTACATTATGGCAACCAGTTGCCTATGATCATCAATTTTTCCTAGAGCAATTGGATAATATTTTGTATGATGATTCAGTACAAGGCATTGTTTTAAGTGTCAATTCACCAGGTGGTGGCGTCAAAGAATCAGCAGATATTTATAAAAAGCTCTTAAAGATTAAAGAAGAACGTCAAATTCCAATTTATGTATCTATGGATTCTATGGCTGCATCAGGTGGATATTATATTTCAGCACCTGCAGATAAAATATTTGCGCATCGTGATACAATTACAGGATCGATTGGTGTTATTATGCAATCTATTAACTACCAAGCATTAGCTGAAAAAGTTGGTGTGAAATTTGAAACGTTTAAATCAGGTGAACATAAGGATATGCTAAGTCCAATGCGTGAAGTGACAGCAGAGGAACGTGCCATGATGCAAGATATGATTAATGAAACATATGAAGAATTTGTGGACATAGTAGAGCAAGGTCGTAATATGTCTGAAGCAGACGTGAAGAAAGTGGCAGATGGTCGTATTCTTGGTGGTACAAAAGCGCTTGAGGCAGGCTTAATTGATGAAATTGGGGATGAAGAAGCAGCTATCGCAGCGTTAAGAGCAGATTATGGCCTTGAAGATGCTGCATTATTTGAGTATGCATATGATATGGGAGGCTGGCAATCGTATGTTGGTATGAAAATAGGCTCCATATTTGGTCCCTCTGCGGAAGAAAAGATGCTAATGAAAATTATGACGGACTACAGTGCGCCTAAAATGATGTATTTATATGGGGAATACTAA
- the mbcS gene encoding acyl-CoA synthetase MbcS: protein MKRQDLVAPEWYNITDEIEKYAQDTTKNALIIYEENKDVQFITYAYLLDRANQAAHVFTMQGLSKGDVILVMVPRSVEAYIVYIAALKAGLTIIPSSEMLRTKDIEYRIKHANAKGIVAYEPYIDQFDQVNNLQGMQQFVIGKAHEPWQPLLEKMRIQPTTYISSSPTKSTDTAFLAYTSGTTGNPKAAVHTHSWGYAHLRTTAPHWLGVQEDDIVWATAAPGWQKWIWSPFLATLGSGATAFVYKGKFDASTYLRLLEKFKINVLCCTPTEYRFMAALEHLHEFDLTALRQAVSAGEPLNSEVINVFSKTFDLQVRDGYGQTENTLLVGTMVGMEARIGSMGKPTPGNKVEIIDDFGNPVAVGEVGDIAVHRTTPALFKKYLNDPERTNLQFRGEWYITGDRAYKDQDGYFWFEGRGDDVIISSGYTIGPFEVEDALMKHPAVKEAAVIASPDKVRGNIVKAFVVLRNAENGDEALIRTLQDHVKLLTAPYKYPRAIEFVEELPKTSSGKIRRVELRQQEAKQLH from the coding sequence ATGAAGAGACAAGATTTAGTTGCACCAGAATGGTATAACATAACAGATGAAATTGAAAAATATGCTCAAGATACAACAAAAAATGCATTAATTATTTACGAGGAAAATAAGGATGTACAATTTATTACATATGCATATTTACTTGACAGGGCAAATCAAGCTGCACACGTATTCACGATGCAAGGTTTATCAAAAGGTGATGTGATTTTAGTGATGGTACCTCGTTCAGTGGAAGCATATATTGTATATATTGCAGCATTGAAAGCTGGATTAACCATTATTCCGAGCTCAGAAATGCTAAGAACTAAAGACATTGAATATCGCATCAAGCATGCAAATGCTAAAGGAATTGTTGCTTACGAGCCTTATATTGATCAATTTGATCAGGTGAACAATTTACAAGGAATGCAACAATTTGTTATAGGGAAGGCCCATGAACCTTGGCAACCACTTTTAGAAAAAATGCGCATTCAACCTACAACTTACATAAGTTCTTCTCCAACAAAAAGTACAGATACTGCATTCTTAGCTTATACAAGTGGTACAACAGGAAACCCAAAAGCAGCTGTACATACTCATAGCTGGGGCTATGCACATTTACGAACAACAGCACCACACTGGTTAGGTGTGCAAGAAGATGATATTGTTTGGGCGACAGCAGCACCAGGTTGGCAAAAATGGATTTGGAGTCCGTTTCTAGCAACATTAGGGAGTGGCGCTACTGCATTTGTATATAAGGGGAAATTTGATGCATCTACCTATCTAAGGTTACTCGAAAAATTTAAAATAAATGTTTTATGTTGCACACCTACAGAATATCGTTTTATGGCAGCACTAGAACATTTACATGAATTCGATTTAACGGCACTTCGTCAAGCTGTATCAGCAGGAGAGCCTTTGAATAGCGAGGTCATTAACGTATTTTCGAAGACTTTCGATTTGCAAGTCCGAGATGGCTACGGTCAGACGGAAAACACATTACTTGTTGGCACAATGGTTGGAATGGAAGCTAGAATTGGTTCTATGGGAAAACCAACTCCTGGCAATAAGGTTGAAATTATAGACGATTTCGGTAACCCTGTTGCTGTTGGAGAAGTTGGCGATATTGCTGTTCATCGCACCACTCCCGCACTGTTTAAAAAATATTTAAATGACCCGGAACGAACAAATTTACAATTCCGTGGAGAGTGGTATATTACAGGTGATCGTGCTTATAAAGATCAAGATGGTTACTTTTGGTTTGAGGGTCGTGGAGATGATGTCATTATATCCTCTGGCTACACAATTGGGCCATTTGAGGTAGAAGATGCTTTGATGAAGCACCCAGCTGTAAAAGAAGCGGCTGTTATTGCGAGCCCAGATAAAGTTCGGGGAAATATTGTTAAAGCTTTTGTTGTACTTCGAAATGCTGAAAATGGTGATGAAGCACTTATTCGAACTCTTCAAGATCATGTGAAACTATTGACAGCACCTTATAAATATCCGCGTGCTATTGAATTTGTGGAAGAGCTACCGAAAACATCCTCGGGGAAAATTCGACGTGTTGAATTAAGACAGCAAGAAGCAAAACAACTACACTAA
- a CDS encoding M24 family metallopeptidase, whose protein sequence is MSKVEEIQSYLQQNHIDAAFVTTPDNVFYVSGFKSNPHERLLGVMIFKNAEPFLICPQMEIPDAKAAGWNYEVIGHQDTENSMDVLAQAITSRQVNPTTFAIEKAQLIVERLEALQQSFPQANFVRLDEKINAMRVIKDESELEKLRKAAELADYAIEVGCKEIAEGKTEMEILTAIESAIQDKGCKMSFETMVLSGPKTASPHGKPGARKIEKGDMVLFDLGVIYDGYCSDITRTVAFGEPTEAQKEIYNTVLAANQNAVAAVKPGIRAMDLDKIARDTITEAGYGEYFTHRLGHGLGISVHEFPSVTGANEMTMEEGMVFTIEPGIYKSDVTGVRIEDDVVVTKDGVEVLTKFPKDLIIL, encoded by the coding sequence ATGTCAAAGGTTGAAGAAATCCAAAGTTATTTGCAGCAAAATCACATTGATGCAGCATTCGTAACAACACCTGACAATGTTTTTTACGTATCAGGCTTTAAAAGTAATCCACATGAAAGATTACTAGGGGTTATGATTTTTAAAAATGCTGAGCCTTTTCTAATTTGTCCACAAATGGAGATTCCAGATGCGAAGGCTGCAGGTTGGAATTACGAGGTTATTGGTCATCAAGATACAGAAAATTCGATGGACGTTCTTGCCCAAGCTATCACATCACGTCAAGTTAACCCAACTACGTTTGCCATTGAAAAAGCGCAACTAATCGTGGAACGTTTAGAAGCTTTACAACAATCATTCCCTCAAGCTAATTTTGTGCGCCTTGATGAAAAGATTAATGCCATGCGTGTAATCAAGGATGAAAGTGAATTAGAAAAATTACGTAAGGCTGCAGAATTAGCTGATTATGCAATTGAAGTTGGTTGCAAGGAAATCGCTGAAGGCAAAACAGAAATGGAAATTCTAACTGCGATTGAAAGTGCTATTCAAGATAAAGGGTGCAAAATGTCCTTTGAAACAATGGTATTAAGCGGTCCAAAAACTGCATCTCCACACGGGAAACCAGGAGCACGTAAAATTGAAAAAGGTGATATGGTACTATTTGACCTTGGGGTAATTTACGATGGCTATTGCTCAGATATTACGCGCACAGTTGCCTTCGGTGAACCTACTGAAGCACAAAAAGAAATTTATAATACTGTTTTAGCTGCCAACCAAAATGCAGTGGCAGCCGTCAAGCCTGGTATTCGTGCTATGGACTTAGATAAAATTGCTCGTGATACAATTACTGAAGCAGGTTATGGTGAATATTTCACACATCGCCTTGGGCATGGTCTCGGCATTTCTGTACACGAATTCCCATCCGTTACAGGCGCTAATGAAATGACAATGGAAGAGGGCATGGTCTTTACAATTGAGCCTGGCATTTATAAATCAGATGTAACAGGCGTACGTATCGAGGATGACGTTGTCGTAACAAAAGATGGCGTGGAGGTACTAACAAAGTTTCCGAAAGATTTAATCATTCTATAA